The following proteins are encoded in a genomic region of Actinomadura sp. NAK00032:
- a CDS encoding helix-turn-helix domain-containing protein has translation MASVPPARHLLRARELADARYFEPLTVADLASAAGLSRAHFSEQFRRAFGESPHAYLLTRRLERAAALLRTTDRSVADVCVSVGLQSIGSFTTSFTRMFGMPPTAYRASFPPAAVYARIPPCVLRVYGRPKLRTFREDGAASST, from the coding sequence ATGGCGTCCGTTCCTCCCGCCCGTCACCTGCTGCGGGCCAGGGAGCTTGCCGATGCGCGGTACTTCGAGCCGCTCACCGTGGCGGATCTCGCGAGCGCCGCCGGGCTGTCGCGGGCGCACTTCAGCGAGCAGTTCCGGCGGGCGTTCGGCGAGTCGCCGCACGCCTACCTGCTGACGCGGCGGCTGGAGCGCGCGGCGGCGCTGCTGCGGACGACCGACCGGTCCGTGGCCGACGTCTGCGTGAGCGTGGGCCTGCAGAGCATCGGCTCCTTCACGACCAGCTTCACCCGGATGTTCGGCATGCCGCCCACCGCCTACCGCGCGTCGTTCCCGCCGGCGGCCGTGTACGCGCGCATCCCGCCGTGCGTGCTGCGCGTATACGGACGTCCGAAACTCCGGACGTTTCGAGAAGACGGCGCCGCGTCCTCCACCTAG
- a CDS encoding SDR family NAD(P)-dependent oxidoreductase — MAVALVTGAAGGLGTAVARRLAADGHRVALNDRPERDLGALAAELDGIAVPADVADPDAVAAMVGDVERQTGTDIGILVTGAAHITTGLLADHDPDDWWRVIDVDLGGTFACAQAVMPGMVERGGGRMVLIGAESGLVGRAEATACSAAKAGIIALTKALGRELAPLGIAVNAVAPSVIDTPWLLDIAESTEVADDEYRAGEQARVPLGRIATPDEIAAAVAFLADERLPMLVGQVLLTNGGTVRTRA; from the coding sequence ATGGCGGTCGCACTGGTGACGGGGGCGGCGGGCGGGCTCGGCACGGCGGTCGCGCGGCGGCTCGCGGCGGACGGCCACCGGGTCGCGCTCAACGACCGCCCCGAGCGGGACCTGGGGGCCCTCGCCGCCGAGCTGGACGGCATCGCCGTGCCCGCCGACGTCGCCGACCCGGACGCGGTCGCCGCGATGGTCGGGGACGTGGAGCGGCAGACCGGCACCGACATCGGGATCCTCGTCACCGGCGCCGCGCACATCACCACCGGCCTGCTCGCCGACCACGACCCGGACGACTGGTGGCGGGTGATCGACGTCGACCTCGGCGGGACGTTCGCGTGCGCGCAGGCCGTCATGCCGGGGATGGTGGAGCGCGGCGGCGGCCGGATGGTGCTGATCGGAGCCGAGAGCGGCCTGGTCGGACGGGCGGAGGCGACCGCCTGCTCCGCCGCCAAGGCCGGCATCATCGCGCTCACCAAGGCGCTCGGCCGGGAGCTGGCGCCGCTCGGCATCGCGGTGAACGCGGTCGCGCCGAGCGTGATCGACACGCCGTGGCTGCTGGACATCGCGGAGAGCACCGAGGTGGCGGACGACGAGTACCGCGCCGGGGAGCAGGCACGCGTGCCGCTGGGCCGCATCGCGACCCCCGACGAGATCGCCGCGGCGGTCGCCTTCCTCGCCGACGAACGCCTCCCCATGCTCGTCGGCCAAGTCCTCCTCACCAACGGCGGAACCGTCCGAACCCGCGCCTGA
- a CDS encoding CdaR family transcriptional regulator: MDGTADGTSTGTAGGTAARTAGGASERRPEPARPLDADRTIMRKAVLRLSDRLPDLADRLTAEILSGDRGDRDDAFRHDVWEMCHTGLGHGFKTILEPSRGRADLDWARRLGQRRAHQGQPLDQLLRSYRLAGRVFWEAVVEVVGQHDSENVPALIRQATRTWDTIDQQSGAAAAAYHRTELALARRSEERVQAIVDALLDGQGADGGLLATATSVLGLPVTGRYAVVMLGAECGFGDGVDRRPADTGGMRFIWRLRTDAQVALVALGAAELDDLVAAVRPYARSHAGVSPVVGSLAELGGARWFAELALRTCRGPGNQIARLDRRLPDALVLSQPRLAGRLGHVALGGLGDVDPGFRDVLLTTLETWLECDGSAARAADRLFCHRNTVLNRLRKIEQLTGRTLTRPGDLVELALALSALRLHGAEDGAAADGGMAGPPVRGGNGRPGR, from the coding sequence GTGGACGGGACCGCAGACGGGACGTCCACCGGGACCGCAGGCGGAACTGCGGCCAGGACGGCCGGCGGGGCGTCGGAGCGGCGGCCCGAGCCGGCTCGCCCGCTGGACGCCGACCGGACCATCATGCGCAAGGCCGTGCTCCGCCTGTCGGACCGGCTGCCCGACCTCGCCGACCGGCTGACCGCCGAGATCCTGTCCGGCGACCGGGGCGATCGCGACGACGCGTTCCGGCACGACGTGTGGGAGATGTGCCACACCGGGCTCGGGCACGGCTTCAAGACGATCCTCGAACCGAGCCGGGGCCGCGCCGACCTCGACTGGGCGCGCCGGCTCGGGCAGCGCCGGGCGCACCAGGGTCAGCCCCTCGACCAGCTGCTGCGCTCCTACCGGCTCGCCGGGCGGGTGTTCTGGGAGGCGGTCGTCGAGGTCGTCGGGCAGCACGACTCGGAGAACGTCCCGGCGCTGATCCGGCAGGCGACCCGCACCTGGGACACCATCGACCAGCAGTCCGGCGCCGCCGCGGCCGCCTACCACCGCACCGAGCTGGCGCTCGCGCGGCGCAGCGAGGAGCGCGTCCAGGCGATCGTGGACGCGCTGCTGGACGGGCAGGGCGCCGACGGCGGGCTGCTCGCGACCGCGACGTCCGTCCTCGGGCTGCCCGTGACCGGCCGGTACGCGGTCGTGATGCTGGGCGCCGAGTGCGGCTTCGGGGACGGCGTCGACCGGCGCCCCGCCGACACCGGCGGGATGCGGTTCATCTGGCGGCTGCGCACCGATGCGCAGGTGGCGCTGGTCGCGCTCGGCGCCGCCGAACTCGACGACCTCGTCGCCGCCGTCCGCCCGTACGCGCGCTCGCACGCCGGGGTGAGCCCGGTCGTCGGGTCGCTCGCCGAGCTGGGCGGCGCCCGCTGGTTCGCCGAGCTGGCGCTGCGGACGTGCCGCGGCCCCGGCAACCAGATCGCCCGGCTGGACCGCCGCCTCCCGGACGCGCTCGTGCTGTCCCAGCCGCGCCTCGCCGGCCGGCTCGGGCATGTCGCGCTCGGCGGCCTCGGCGACGTGGATCCCGGGTTCCGCGACGTCCTGCTGACGACGCTGGAGACCTGGCTGGAGTGCGACGGCTCCGCGGCCCGCGCGGCGGACCGGCTGTTCTGCCACCGCAACACCGTCCTCAACCGGCTCCGCAAGATCGAGCAGCTCACCGGGCGGACGCTCACCCGCCCCGGCGACCTCGTCGAGCTGGCCCTCGCGCTCAGCGCGCTGCGGCTGCACGGCGCGGAGGACGGCGCGGCGGCCGACGGCGGCATGGCCGGGCCGCCCGTGCGGGGAGGCAACGGGCGGCCCGGCCGGTAG
- a CDS encoding VOC family protein — protein sequence MITLASTQLWVHDQDEALAFYTGKLGMEVRIDVSLPEMGGFRWLAVGPVGQPDVSIVLMLVPGEPVMDEATAGQVRELMGKGFAGTIFLGTDDCHASYRELTARGVEFVEKPEEAPYGIDSSFRDPSGNHIRLTEMFPMG from the coding sequence ATGATCACGCTTGCCAGCACCCAGCTGTGGGTCCACGACCAGGACGAGGCGCTCGCCTTCTACACCGGGAAGCTCGGGATGGAGGTCCGCATCGACGTGAGCCTGCCGGAGATGGGCGGGTTCCGGTGGTTGGCGGTCGGCCCGGTGGGGCAGCCCGACGTGTCGATCGTGCTGATGCTCGTCCCGGGTGAGCCCGTGATGGACGAGGCGACCGCCGGGCAGGTGCGGGAGCTGATGGGCAAGGGGTTCGCCGGGACGATCTTCCTCGGCACGGACGACTGCCATGCGTCCTACCGGGAGCTGACCGCGCGCGGCGTCGAGTTCGTGGAGAAGCCCGAGGAGGCGCCCTACGGCATCGACTCCTCGTTCCGGGACCCGTCCGGCAACCACATCCGGCTGACCGAGATGTTCCCCATGGGCTGA
- a CDS encoding PucR family transcriptional regulator yields the protein MTSDSAVPYGTVRQLLEVPRFRLRLVAGEGGLDRPVRWAHSTELLDPGPYLRGGEIVLTAGASLRDEGACAAFAESVKAGRASVIGYGVGDVTDDVPAALRDACARLGLPLVEVPAEVPFVSFTEWFAERDASTRDERYEREETGRLLRMIRQGHASAEVLRERIDDAGLDPAALLVIAMDGADEELPGVLGLDDDTSLLITNDAHAWSEPAGIGSPGPLDHLPVSLAESLAALDAARRSGGVVQAADLATFRALLGRLEHDQLTPFVEQIARPLKEYDTAHGTRLIESLRTFLDMGGAVGATSRALFLHPNTLRHRLARIESLTGRDPLQFEDRVALAIAIWATTR from the coding sequence GTGACCAGCGATTCCGCAGTGCCGTACGGGACCGTCCGGCAGCTCCTGGAAGTGCCGAGGTTCCGGCTGCGCCTGGTCGCCGGCGAGGGCGGCCTGGACCGGCCGGTCCGCTGGGCGCACTCCACCGAGCTGCTCGACCCCGGGCCCTACCTGCGCGGCGGCGAGATCGTCCTGACCGCCGGCGCGTCGCTGCGGGACGAGGGTGCCTGCGCCGCGTTCGCCGAGTCCGTCAAGGCGGGGCGGGCGAGCGTGATCGGCTACGGCGTCGGCGACGTGACCGACGACGTCCCGGCGGCGCTGCGGGACGCCTGCGCCCGGCTCGGCCTGCCGCTGGTCGAGGTGCCCGCCGAGGTGCCGTTCGTCAGCTTCACCGAGTGGTTCGCCGAGCGGGACGCCTCCACCCGCGACGAGCGGTACGAGCGGGAGGAGACGGGCCGGCTGCTGCGCATGATCCGGCAGGGCCACGCGTCCGCCGAGGTGCTGCGCGAGCGGATCGACGACGCGGGCCTCGACCCGGCCGCGCTGCTGGTGATCGCGATGGACGGCGCCGACGAGGAGCTGCCCGGCGTCCTCGGCCTGGACGACGACACCTCGCTGCTCATCACCAACGACGCGCACGCCTGGTCCGAGCCCGCCGGGATCGGCAGCCCCGGCCCGCTCGACCACCTGCCGGTGTCGCTCGCCGAGAGCCTCGCCGCGCTGGACGCCGCGCGCCGCAGCGGCGGCGTGGTGCAGGCCGCCGACCTCGCCACGTTCCGGGCGCTGCTCGGCCGGCTCGAACACGACCAGCTGACCCCGTTCGTCGAGCAGATCGCCCGGCCGCTGAAGGAGTACGACACCGCGCACGGCACCCGGCTGATCGAGTCGCTGCGCACCTTCCTCGACATGGGCGGCGCGGTCGGCGCCACGTCCCGCGCCCTCTTCCTCCATCCGAACACGCTCCGCCACCGGCTGGCCCGCATCGAGTCCCTCACCGGCCGCGACCCCCTCCAGTTCGAGGACCGCGTCGCCCTGGCGATAGCCATCTGGGCCACCACCCGCTGA
- a CDS encoding bis-aminopropyl spermidine synthase family protein produces the protein MTNAEQQQQDPLEAVRALRAEFGIDARRIDQAGRLLAAGDFRTVEDVVAATGTSRRTVEAVFRALEPDLETSGDGKRIAKRCAERYRDAFDEREPFVALDPWAESARRDPAAVAAAEALIGAAPPPVQALDHVPATAETVVKRARFMLDGFDLTGAHVLLVGDHDLTSLGLFLAGGAPGLRASVVDVDERLLEFVDTEAARRGWDVRCHFADLRLGLPAVLRESADLVFTDPPYTPDGVQLFAARGLQGLRDHRNGRVLLAYGYGERQPALGLAVQKALNPLHLAYEAMLPNFNRYVGAQAVGSAAALYVLRPTRRTEAAARTIADDPRTAMYTHGSQSVEAGGGLDGESAARALELGADPAEKTLLAGADWPKDAPGRRIGLPALLGAPLPRNLQDHGTVLVNLFPGFGASAVRALLAANARKATLVCRDDLPFLRDEAGQREFARLIAPKYRIVRWLRGTPAPGQALVLAERTRPEEQSGTERVLGFMYARAHGKLGNGWREGLIALRKTTGGTLTKSEARTAIESSTSRPELLDRSLMDLPLHLFPVLEQDVARSIAALPT, from the coding sequence ATGACGAATGCCGAGCAGCAGCAGCAAGACCCGCTGGAGGCCGTCCGCGCGCTGCGGGCCGAGTTCGGCATCGACGCCCGGCGCATCGACCAGGCCGGTCGGCTGCTGGCCGCCGGCGACTTCCGCACCGTCGAGGACGTCGTCGCCGCCACCGGGACGTCGCGCCGGACGGTCGAAGCGGTCTTCCGGGCCCTGGAACCGGACCTCGAAACGTCCGGGGACGGGAAGCGCATCGCGAAGCGGTGCGCCGAGAGGTACCGCGACGCGTTCGACGAGCGGGAGCCGTTCGTCGCCCTCGACCCGTGGGCGGAGTCCGCGCGCCGCGACCCGGCGGCCGTCGCCGCGGCGGAGGCGCTGATCGGCGCGGCGCCGCCACCTGTGCAGGCGCTCGACCACGTCCCCGCCACCGCCGAGACCGTGGTCAAGCGGGCCCGTTTCATGCTGGACGGCTTCGACCTGACCGGCGCGCACGTCCTCCTCGTCGGCGACCACGACCTGACCTCGCTCGGCCTCTTCCTTGCGGGCGGGGCGCCGGGCCTGCGGGCGAGCGTCGTGGACGTCGACGAGCGGCTGCTGGAGTTCGTCGACACGGAGGCGGCGCGGCGCGGCTGGGACGTTCGCTGCCACTTCGCCGACCTGCGGCTCGGGCTGCCCGCGGTGCTGCGCGAGTCCGCCGACCTGGTGTTCACCGACCCGCCGTACACGCCGGACGGCGTCCAGCTGTTCGCGGCGCGCGGGCTGCAGGGGCTCCGGGACCACCGCAACGGCCGGGTGCTGCTGGCCTACGGGTACGGGGAGCGGCAGCCGGCGCTGGGGCTCGCCGTCCAGAAGGCGCTGAACCCGCTCCACCTCGCCTACGAGGCGATGCTGCCGAACTTCAACCGGTACGTGGGTGCCCAGGCGGTCGGCAGCGCCGCCGCGCTGTACGTCCTGCGCCCCACCCGGCGGACCGAAGCCGCCGCGAGGACCATCGCGGACGATCCCCGCACCGCCATGTACACCCACGGCTCCCAGTCGGTGGAGGCGGGCGGCGGCCTGGACGGCGAGTCGGCCGCCCGCGCCCTCGAACTCGGCGCGGACCCGGCCGAGAAGACGCTCCTGGCCGGTGCCGACTGGCCGAAGGACGCCCCCGGCCGCCGGATCGGGCTGCCCGCCCTCCTCGGCGCGCCGCTGCCCAGGAACCTTCAGGACCACGGCACCGTCCTGGTCAACCTGTTTCCGGGGTTCGGCGCGTCGGCGGTGCGGGCGCTGCTGGCCGCCAACGCGCGCAAGGCCACGCTCGTCTGCCGCGACGACCTGCCCTTCCTCAGGGACGAGGCGGGGCAGCGGGAGTTCGCCCGCCTCATCGCGCCCAAGTACCGGATCGTCCGGTGGCTGCGCGGCACGCCCGCCCCCGGACAGGCCCTCGTCCTCGCGGAACGGACCCGGCCGGAGGAGCAGTCCGGCACCGAGCGCGTCCTCGGCTTCATGTACGCGCGGGCGCACGGAAAGCTCGGCAACGGGTGGCGCGAAGGGCTCATCGCGCTCCGCAAGACCACCGGCGGCACGCTCACCAAGAGCGAGGCCCGCACCGCCATCGAATCGTCCACCAGCCGCCCGGAACTACTGGACCGATCGCTGATGGACCTCCCCCTGCACCTCTTCCCCGTCCTCGAACAGGACGTCGCCCGCTCAATCGCAGCCCTACCCACATGA
- a CDS encoding SAM-dependent methyltransferase gives MTALSAAAARAAHPVADGTPVIFTDTVAARLLGGRADEMIGYHRTRGDHIILAGTRAITTVRARYAEQRLAAHGQYVVLGAGLDTYAYRGDPGIRVFEVDHPATQEWKRGLLAAAGIPVPEQVSFVPVDFETDDPFQKLAGTGTGTGIGPGFAPAETALVSWLGVSFFLTRDAVASTLDGIARLAPGTELVLDYALPDGLRDAEGDAYARIAAQVVGENAEPYRSHFAPEEMDALLKAHGLDVTENVPLERAVPPETWRRTDALRPFDLFRLARAVVPG, from the coding sequence ATGACCGCGCTTTCCGCGGCGGCGGCGCGGGCGGCGCATCCGGTGGCGGACGGCACGCCGGTGATCTTCACGGACACGGTCGCGGCGCGGCTGCTCGGCGGCCGCGCGGACGAGATGATCGGCTACCACCGCACGCGGGGCGACCACATCATCCTGGCCGGGACCAGGGCGATCACGACCGTCCGGGCCCGCTACGCCGAGCAGCGTCTAGCCGCGCACGGGCAGTACGTGGTCCTCGGCGCGGGCCTCGACACCTACGCCTACCGCGGCGATCCGGGAATCCGCGTGTTCGAGGTCGATCATCCGGCGACGCAGGAATGGAAAAGGGGCCTGCTGGCGGCGGCCGGCATCCCGGTGCCGGAGCAGGTCTCATTCGTGCCCGTGGATTTCGAAACCGACGACCCTTTCCAGAAACTCGCCGGAACCGGAACCGGAACCGGAATCGGACCCGGGTTCGCCCCGGCGGAGACCGCGCTAGTCAGCTGGCTCGGCGTCAGCTTCTTCCTCACCCGGGACGCCGTCGCGAGCACCCTCGACGGCATCGCCCGGCTCGCGCCCGGCACCGAACTCGTCCTGGACTACGCCCTTCCCGACGGCCTCCGCGACGCCGAAGGGGACGCCTACGCGCGGATCGCCGCGCAGGTCGTCGGGGAGAACGCCGAGCCGTACCGGTCGCACTTCGCGCCCGAAGAGATGGACGCCCTGCTCAAGGCCCACGGCCTCGACGTCACCGAGAACGTCCCGCTGGAGCGCGCCGTCCCACCGGAGACCTGGCGGCGGACGGACGCGCTGCGCCCGTTCGACCTCTTCCGGCTGGCCAGGGCCGTCGTCCCGGGATGA
- a CDS encoding dienelactone hydrolase family protein, with the protein MLAAALTAGALAVPQAAAQAADNPYERGPAPSESSIEALRGPFATSQTSVSSLSVTGFGGGTIYYPTSTAEGTFGAVAVAPGFTADQSSMAWLGPRLASQGFVIFTIDTNTRLDQPSSRARQLEAALDYLTQRSGVRSRIDATRLGVMGHSMGGGGTLEAAEERPQLQAAIPLTPWDLQKNFSDVRVPTMIIGAEADTIAPVAQHSEPFYTSIPASSEKAYLELNGASHFAPNIANTTIAKYSISWLKRYIDNDTRYDQFLCPGPGRDLNISEYRDTCPNS; encoded by the coding sequence CTGCTCGCCGCGGCCCTCACCGCCGGCGCACTCGCCGTCCCGCAGGCCGCCGCGCAGGCGGCCGACAACCCCTACGAGCGCGGCCCCGCGCCGTCCGAGAGCAGCATCGAGGCGCTGCGCGGCCCGTTCGCGACGTCCCAGACGAGCGTGTCGTCGCTGAGCGTGACCGGCTTCGGCGGCGGGACGATCTACTACCCGACCAGCACCGCCGAGGGGACGTTCGGCGCGGTCGCGGTCGCGCCCGGCTTCACCGCCGACCAGAGCAGCATGGCCTGGCTCGGCCCGCGGCTGGCCTCCCAGGGCTTCGTGATCTTCACGATCGACACCAACACCCGGCTCGACCAGCCGAGCAGCCGCGCCCGGCAGCTGGAGGCCGCGCTCGACTACCTCACGCAGCGCAGCGGCGTCCGGTCCCGGATCGACGCGACCCGGCTCGGCGTGATGGGCCACTCGATGGGCGGCGGCGGGACGCTGGAGGCCGCCGAGGAGCGCCCGCAGCTGCAGGCCGCGATCCCGCTGACCCCGTGGGACCTGCAGAAGAACTTCTCGGACGTGCGCGTCCCCACGATGATCATCGGCGCCGAGGCGGACACGATCGCGCCCGTCGCCCAGCACTCCGAGCCGTTCTACACCAGCATCCCGGCGTCGTCGGAGAAGGCGTACCTGGAGCTGAACGGCGCCAGCCACTTCGCGCCGAACATCGCGAACACGACGATCGCGAAGTACAGCATCTCCTGGCTCAAGCGGTACATCGACAACGACACCCGCTACGACCAGTTCCTGTGCCCCGGTCCCGGCCGTGACCTGAACATCTCCGAGTACCGGGACACCTGCCCGAACTCCTAG
- a CDS encoding SDR family NAD(P)-dependent oxidoreductase, which produces MRERVALVAGAAGGIGSAMVRELAGRGWRTAGLDLVPAADADHSVGVDVAVPEQVHAAVRRIERELGPIEAAVFAAGHYTIVPVSDIAWPDWQRMLRVHLGGLVNMCRAVTPGMVERGRGAVVAVSSALAIGGGDGEAHYIAAKGAMIGLVRSLAAELASAGVRVNALAPGPTDTPLLRPDSPWRRAAYLQTLPTGRLATAEEVAFAGAYLVEEGTFCAGEVLSPNSGAVI; this is translated from the coding sequence ATGCGCGAGCGCGTCGCACTCGTCGCCGGCGCGGCCGGGGGGATCGGCTCCGCGATGGTGCGGGAGCTGGCCGGCCGCGGCTGGCGGACGGCGGGCCTGGACCTCGTCCCGGCGGCCGACGCCGACCACAGCGTGGGCGTGGACGTGGCGGTCCCGGAGCAGGTGCACGCCGCCGTCCGGCGGATCGAGCGGGAGCTGGGCCCGATCGAGGCCGCGGTGTTCGCGGCCGGGCACTACACGATCGTCCCGGTGTCCGACATCGCCTGGCCGGACTGGCAGCGGATGCTGCGGGTCCACCTCGGCGGCCTGGTGAACATGTGCCGGGCGGTGACCCCGGGAATGGTGGAGCGGGGACGGGGGGCCGTGGTCGCGGTCTCGTCCGCGCTGGCCATCGGCGGCGGGGACGGCGAGGCGCACTACATCGCGGCCAAGGGCGCGATGATCGGGCTCGTCCGGTCGCTGGCCGCGGAGCTGGCGTCGGCCGGGGTGCGGGTGAACGCGCTGGCGCCCGGCCCGACGGACACGCCGCTGCTGCGGCCCGACTCGCCGTGGCGGCGGGCCGCCTACCTGCAGACGCTGCCCACCGGGCGGCTCGCGACGGCGGAGGAGGTCGCGTTCGCCGGCGCGTACCTGGTCGAGGAGGGGACGTTCTGCGCCGGGGAGGTCCTCTCGCCCAACTCGGGGGCGGTGATCTGA
- a CDS encoding FAD-dependent monooxygenase produces MIDVLIIGAGPTGLTLAVDLARRGVRHRIIDPGIRTGSRGKGLQPRTLEVFDDLGVIGAIRAAGAVYPPIRAYAGGEVVWEGRMSETKAATAAVPYPNVLGVPQWRTEEILRDRLAELGGRVEQGELAAFAQDADGVTATLADGTTVRAAYLVGADGGRSTVRRTLGIAFDGETRDEERMLIGDVRTPDLDRDHWHTWADLATQSVRVGLFPLAGTDDFQITAPIAPDADPELTLATYQKALEEASGRSDIRLADLTWSSVYRVNIRMAERFRSGRAFLAGDAAHVHSPAGGQGLNTGVQDAYNLGWKLAAVVDGAPASLLDTYEEERLPIAAGVLGISTALYQKAVEGQADAHQRGEETRQLSLGYPDSSLSSGPLGGTRAPDGVLHGKDGAQHRVHDLLRGPHLTVLAFDPGSSDTDFENPGVRLVTIGEMGDYQDRNGEVRAAFASDGAALTLIRPDGYIACTGDANTIRAHLTRLTSTTA; encoded by the coding sequence ATGATCGACGTCCTCATCATCGGAGCCGGCCCGACCGGCCTCACCCTCGCGGTCGACCTCGCCCGGCGCGGCGTCCGGCACCGGATCATCGACCCCGGCATCCGCACCGGCTCGCGCGGCAAGGGCCTCCAGCCGCGCACGCTGGAGGTCTTCGACGACCTCGGGGTGATCGGCGCGATCCGCGCGGCGGGCGCCGTGTATCCGCCGATCCGCGCCTACGCGGGCGGCGAGGTCGTGTGGGAGGGGCGGATGAGCGAGACGAAGGCCGCGACGGCCGCCGTCCCGTACCCGAACGTGCTGGGGGTGCCGCAGTGGCGCACCGAGGAGATCCTCCGCGACCGCCTGGCGGAGCTGGGCGGTCGGGTGGAGCAGGGCGAACTGGCCGCGTTCGCCCAGGACGCGGACGGGGTCACCGCCACGCTCGCGGACGGGACCACCGTGCGCGCCGCCTACCTCGTCGGGGCCGACGGCGGCCGGAGCACCGTCCGCAGGACCCTCGGGATCGCCTTCGACGGCGAGACCCGCGACGAGGAGCGCATGCTCATCGGCGACGTCCGGACCCCCGACCTCGACCGGGACCACTGGCACACCTGGGCCGACCTGGCGACGCAGTCCGTCCGCGTCGGCCTGTTCCCGCTCGCGGGGACGGACGACTTCCAGATCACCGCCCCGATCGCGCCGGACGCGGACCCCGAGCTCACCCTCGCCACCTACCAGAAGGCCCTGGAGGAGGCGTCCGGCCGCAGCGACATCCGCCTGGCGGACCTGACCTGGAGCTCCGTCTACCGGGTCAACATCCGGATGGCCGAACGCTTCCGCTCCGGCCGCGCCTTCCTGGCCGGCGACGCCGCCCACGTCCACTCCCCGGCGGGCGGGCAGGGCCTCAACACCGGCGTCCAGGACGCCTACAACCTCGGCTGGAAGCTGGCCGCGGTCGTGGACGGCGCGCCTGCGTCCCTGCTCGACACCTACGAGGAGGAGCGGCTGCCCATCGCCGCCGGTGTCCTCGGCATCAGCACGGCCCTCTACCAGAAGGCCGTCGAGGGCCAGGCGGACGCGCACCAGCGCGGCGAGGAGACGCGGCAGCTTTCCCTCGGCTACCCCGACAGCTCACTATCGTCCGGCCCGCTCGGCGGCACCCGCGCCCCGGACGGCGTCCTGCACGGCAAGGACGGCGCCCAGCACCGCGTACACGACCTGCTCCGCGGCCCCCACCTGACCGTCCTCGCCTTCGACCCGGGTTCGTCCGACACAGACTTCGAAAACCCCGGCGTCCGCCTCGTCACGATCGGCGAGATGGGCGACTACCAGGACCGTAACGGCGAAGTCCGCGCCGCTTTCGCGTCCGACGGCGCGGCCCTGACCTTGATCCGCCCGGACGGCTACATCGCCTGCACAGGCGACGCCAACACAATCCGCGCCCACCTAACCCGCCTCACCAGCACCACGGCGTGA